The genomic stretch TCATGGAATGCGCCTTCGACGCCCGTTGGGGAGAGGCCTGGAACAGGCGCCAGGTTTCAGACGCGTTGACGCTGCCGTTCACGCATGCGCTGCTGATCGATGCCGAAGGCGAAGAAGTGACCGACCGTTGCGAAAAAGCTGTGGGTTTTACCTTGAGCAGGCACGTGCTTGACGAAGAGGAATTGCTGCTGATTGCGGTCGCGCCGTCAGCGCGCGGCAAAGGCTTGGGCCGAAAGCTGCTCGATTTACTTGCCGAGCGGTCAAAAGGTCGAGGAGTCTCGCGTATCTTCCTCGAAATGCGGTCGAATAACCCTGCAGAACACCTTTATCGCTCGTTCGGGTTCGAACCAATTGGCAAGCGGCCAGACTATTATCTCACTGCCGAAGGAAGTCGTCTCGATGCGATAACTTTTGGTTATAGTGTTTGAATTCATGCAGTAAAAAAGGCAAAATTGCGTAATTCAAAAACTTGCAACATTTGATGTCTTCGTCCAGAGTTTGACCAGACCGGAGGACAATCCGGCGCTATAAAAAAATACGAGGAACTCATGGAAGATATTCAGCTAGACATGAAAGAAACGCTGATAACGCTGACGTCGGATATCGTCGCAGCGCATGTCAGCAACAATGACGTCGCGGTGGGTGACGTCCCCAATCTCATCACGAATGTTTACCAGGCGCTTTCGGGTCTTGGCAGCAACGCGGCACCGGCCGCAGAGCGCCCCGATCCGGCTGTGTCTGTCCGTTCGTCGGTCAAGAAAGATCACATCGTCTGCCTCGACTGCGGCAAGAAGATGAAGATGCTCAAGCGGCACCTTTCGACCGAACACGACATGACCCCGGACGACTATCGTGCCCGTTGGGACCTAGCGCCCGACTATCCGATGGTCGCACCGGCCTATGCCGAAACCCGCCGTGACCTGGCCAAGAAGATCGGCCTCGGCCGGAAACCTGGCCAACGTCGCG from Altererythrobacter epoxidivorans encodes the following:
- a CDS encoding GNAT family N-acetyltransferase; the encoded protein is MQADLIDRIMEVMECAFDARWGEAWNRRQVSDALTLPFTHALLIDAEGEEVTDRCEKAVGFTLSRHVLDEEELLLIAVAPSARGKGLGRKLLDLLAERSKGRGVSRIFLEMRSNNPAEHLYRSFGFEPIGKRPDYYLTAEGSRLDAITFGYSV
- a CDS encoding MucR family transcriptional regulator encodes the protein MEDIQLDMKETLITLTSDIVAAHVSNNDVAVGDVPNLITNVYQALSGLGSNAAPAAERPDPAVSVRSSVKKDHIVCLDCGKKMKMLKRHLSTEHDMTPDDYRARWDLAPDYPMVAPAYAETRRDLAKKIGLGRKPGQRRGRRKKTD